The nucleotide window CACTGGTTGgatatagaagcagaagagagtcTGAGGTGGTCTGGCTCAGTACCAGTTGTTCTCTCCCTGTCTGATGTCGAGTTTTTGGCTTCTACGGATGTTGAGAAAGGAAACCGATAGATATAAAgttgagaagaaatgaaataagctTAAGAGATTTGGAGGTCAGATTACAGATACCAAGAATAAAGTTGAGACACTAGCAAAATGGGAAGAATAACTGATTAAAACAAAGAACTAGGTGAATctgaaagaaaagacattaaGGACAACAGAAATACATAGCTTATCACCATTAACCTAGGGCAGGCCTTTTTAAGCCTCTCACCTCAGGCCATGTCATCCTACCAAAGGTAATACACCACCGTTACAATCAGTGATTAATGGACAGAAACCTTTTCGACATGGAATTTTACAAAATAAGGACTTTTTGTTTGACTCACCTTACCAGAAAAGCAAGATATAGCTTAAGACCTGATTGATGACTTTTcccatctttctttctcctgcttttcCTTCCTCAACTCATTAAATTCTTGGTGGGTGCTATTCTTCAGCAAGATCTCCTACTAGCTTTGGGCAAATATCCTACCAGCTTCTGGCCCTGCAGGAAAAGCACCTGCTTAGGCTTCAGCAGAGTCCCTCAGCAGAGTCTCAGAGAGCAGACTCAGGCCACACACCATCCATGAGCAAAGCACTGGTCCTGGAGCAAAGGTACTTTGCGTTGCTCCTGGCTGGGCCACGTGTCTCTTCTTTCAGCTCCGTGTGTGCAGGTCCCTGTCCATATGCATCAACTGGACGATGGTGCACTTTGCCCAAAGTGCAGGCTTCCCCTTGCCCCTCGAACAGTGGTTTCTCATTTCAGAGGAAGAGCCGGAAGGCCAGGCCTCATCTCAGTCCAGGCTTCCTCTCAGTCCCTCTGCTCCCTTCTTCCTGGCTTCCTTGAATGTTCTTTGGACATTCTAGGCAGGTTTCggtttaagactttttaaaaattctctggtTCTTCCTAAGTGATCCTCCCACACATATGGACGTAGCTCCTTCTCTCCCATCCTTAAAATTATAGTGAAGCTTTCTCTGCCCACCTTACTGGAAACTGAAGCTCTCTCTGTGCATGTCTTATCTTCCTTCTTCACTTTATTTCCTCCAGAGCACGGATCCCAATCTAAGAAAttgcatgtgtttttaaaattcattcatttcgTTATCTGTGTCATACTAGCCCCCATAAAATACAGGATTTTTTTAAGACAAGCAATCACTAGATTAGTaatttatacataataaaatttcagcaaaccatttactgaataaatgaataaatcagtttGTGAACAAACTGACTCGTTGAGTAGGGAAATTTCTGTAAAGTTCAGCTAAAGAGGAAACTGAGCAGGTCAAGTACCCTATTATATCATTCTCCTGTTTATATTAGATTGTTTGTAAACTCTATTTTCATTGATGCCAATTTGTACCTCTCCTTACTCACCACCAAGAAAACCACATGTAAGCTCTTTGTGATTTTACTCATCACTTCATCTGGATTTCCAACTTCTCATGCTCAAAACATGGAAGAAGTGatacttttcttcttcatttgtgAACTTGTAGATGCAAAAGGCATTAAAACAGCAAAAGCATACACACAAAAGGCTTATAATTATGCCTTAAATATTTAAAGGCctgttaaaatattatatttaaaatacatctgTTATAATCAAGCTAATCAAAGAAATCCAAgtataaaagcaatatatttgcttttgttttgttttcctctcctttAGGAACCATGAACATTGAAGCATATTTTGAAAGAATTGGTTATAAGAACTCGAGGGACAAATTGGACTTGGAAACATTAACTGACATTCTTCAGCATCAGATCCAAGCCATTCCCTTTGAGAACCTTAACATCCACTGTGGGGAAGCCATGGAATTGGACTTGGAGGTCATTTTTGATCAAATTGTGAGGAGGAAACGGGGTGGGTGGTGTCTCCAAGTCAACCACCTTCTGTACTGGGCTCTGACCATGATTGGTTTTGAGACCACTATGTTGGGAGGGTATGTGTACAACCCATTCACCGACAAATACAGTAGTGCCATGATTCACCTCCTGCTGCAGGTGACCATCGACGGCAGGGACTACATAGCTGATGCTGGATTTGGACGCTCTTACCAGATGTGGCAGCCTCTAGAGTTAATTTCTGGGAAGTACCAGCCCCAGA belongs to Bubalus bubalis isolate 160015118507 breed Murrah chromosome 1, NDDB_SH_1, whole genome shotgun sequence and includes:
- the LOC102403863 gene encoding arylamine N-acetyltransferase 1 isoform X1 translates to MNIEAYFERIGYKNSRDKLDLETLTDILQHQIQAIPFENLNIHCGEAMELDLEVIFDQIVRRKRGGWCLQVNHLLYWALTMIGFETTMLGGYVYNPFTDKYSSAMIHLLLQVTIDGRDYIADAGFGRSYQMWQPLELISGKYQPQTPCIFRLTEDRGTWYLDQIRREQYIPNQDFLDSDLLEKNEYRKIYSFTLEPRTIKDFESVNTYLQESPASVFTSKSFCSLQTPEGVHCLVGFTLTYRRFNYKDNTDLVEFKTLNEKEIEENLKNIFNISLEKKLTPKHGDKFFTI